The Pontibacter pudoricolor genome contains a region encoding:
- a CDS encoding sigma-54-dependent transcriptional regulator, protein MQLSKASVLVVDDDTDVLTAVRMLLKPQVKEIITEKNPEQIQSLLSAYAFDVVLLDMNYKSALNTGNEGLYWLKKIKELHPQTAVIMITAYGDIDLAIRSLKEGALDFVVKPWHNEKLLSIITEAVASKGAAKKASSQTIDKTLTGPELLGESEVMQDILLKIRKVAPTDANILILGENGTGKELIAKAIQQHSTRKDKPFVKVDVGALTESLFESELFGHKKGAFTDAREDRAGRFEAADGGTIFLDEIGNISLHQQAKLLSVLQNRQVIRLGSNEPINIDVRLLCATNVPLSELANESRFRKDLVYRINTVEIMVPPLRKRGNDIILLAKHFMEVYATKYMRSVPDLSRSAIDKLMNYHYPGNVRELQYAIERAIIMADSPVLEADDILFSPIERAPAPEPAVLQSNLGELEKATINRVLEKHHGNLTKAAKELGITRTALYRRLGKYDI, encoded by the coding sequence ATGCAATTATCAAAAGCCTCTGTACTTGTAGTTGATGATGATACTGATGTGCTGACAGCGGTGCGGATGTTGTTAAAGCCCCAGGTAAAGGAGATCATCACAGAGAAGAACCCGGAGCAGATACAGTCGCTGCTGAGTGCCTATGCTTTTGATGTGGTGCTGCTGGACATGAACTATAAGAGTGCCCTGAATACCGGCAACGAAGGATTATATTGGCTGAAGAAGATAAAAGAGCTCCACCCGCAGACTGCCGTGATCATGATAACTGCCTACGGCGACATAGACCTGGCAATCCGTTCTTTAAAAGAAGGCGCCCTCGATTTTGTGGTAAAGCCCTGGCACAATGAGAAGTTACTGAGCATTATAACAGAAGCAGTTGCCAGCAAAGGCGCCGCTAAAAAGGCATCATCCCAAACGATAGATAAAACACTTACCGGCCCTGAGCTACTCGGCGAATCAGAAGTGATGCAGGATATCCTGCTCAAGATCAGAAAAGTAGCTCCGACAGATGCCAACATCCTTATACTGGGCGAAAACGGCACCGGCAAGGAGCTTATTGCAAAAGCCATACAACAACACTCTACCCGAAAAGATAAGCCTTTTGTAAAAGTGGATGTGGGCGCACTTACGGAATCGTTGTTTGAGAGTGAGTTGTTTGGCCATAAGAAAGGGGCCTTTACCGACGCCCGCGAAGACCGCGCCGGCCGGTTTGAAGCTGCAGATGGCGGTACTATTTTCCTGGATGAGATAGGCAATATTTCGTTGCACCAGCAGGCCAAATTACTCAGTGTGCTACAAAACAGGCAGGTAATACGGCTGGGTTCAAACGAGCCAATTAATATAGATGTGCGGTTGCTTTGCGCTACAAACGTACCTCTGAGTGAACTGGCCAACGAGTCACGGTTCCGGAAAGACCTGGTGTACCGCATTAACACGGTAGAGATCATGGTGCCTCCCCTGCGCAAGCGTGGCAATGATATTATTCTGTTGGCGAAGCACTTTATGGAAGTATATGCTACCAAGTATATGCGCTCCGTGCCAGACCTCTCCAGGTCAGCTATAGATAAACTGATGAACTACCATTACCCGGGCAACGTGCGCGAGCTGCAATACGCCATTGAGCGGGCCATAATAATGGCTGATAGTCCCGTTCTGGAAGCCGACGACATCCTGTTCTCGCCTATAGAACGTGCTCCTGCACCTGAGCCAGCTGTACTTCAGTCTAACCTCGGAGAACTTGAAAAAGCAACTATAAACCGCGTTCTCGAGAAGCATCATGGCAACCTTACCAAAGCAGCCAAAGAGCTAGGCATTACACGCACCGCATTATACCGACGGTTAGGCAAATATGACATTTAA
- a CDS encoding ABC transporter permease: protein MFRNYFTTAYRNLFRHKGFTFINIAGLALGLTACLLIGLFVHDELQYDKFLPQGERIYRLYNDRTAEEAGGMITPVPPVFATTLEQSIPEVEETVRILMLPMDANNLVEAGDKIIYEKGRTFADPSFFEVFQLPFKYGSPEKALDDPSSIVVSDKFAERVFGNTDPVGKEVTVNKIGYIVKGVFISNDKFHFPVNFVLPMEAAELPADRMKNWGWQQFYTYVKLKDGADAAFVQKKFSKIVSAQIDDETNKPFGYKPIFQPLSEVYLHSASFKYDQALRGNIRYVKSLSIIAIFILLIACFNFVNLATAKSMQRAKEVGVRKAIGASRGQLVLQFLGETVILTLISVIFSAALTSLVLPGLNLFTGKQMRFNVFQDPYLLLILVMLTIVVGVLAGLYPALVLSGFKPVKVLKSAVVVDSKIGRIQWLRHGLIVVQFALSIFLIICATIVYRQVSYLHSKDLGFNKEQIMFFQMRGDNMFQNYQTFKNELQKAPGVKSASIGYGFPGDATAGDRIIVPKNGEREHHGVTQLMVDFDYIKTLDVKLVAGRAFSEKYKTDADHAFMINETAVKELGYGTPENALGKTLIWPIWNDVNPDSLKEGKIIGVVKDFHFKSLYDKVDPTVLQVFPGANVKVAVKIDGANTANTINEVEKVWAKFSPDYPLEYIFMDENYEKMYKAEDKLKTLLWIFTGLAIFVACMGLFGLAAYAAERRKKEIGIRKVLGADNSSIVALLSREFLFLVVLAALVAFPLAWYAMHKWLEDFAYRIDISLWVFLVAGIVAALIAFLTISYQALKAARVNPILNLRFD from the coding sequence ATGTTCAGAAACTACTTCACAACTGCCTACCGTAACCTGTTTCGCCACAAAGGCTTTACGTTTATAAATATTGCAGGGCTGGCACTTGGCCTTACAGCCTGCCTGCTTATCGGCTTATTTGTGCACGATGAACTTCAGTACGACAAGTTTCTGCCTCAAGGGGAAAGGATATACCGCCTCTACAACGACCGGACTGCTGAAGAGGCCGGGGGTATGATCACACCTGTACCTCCTGTTTTTGCCACCACCCTGGAGCAGAGTATTCCGGAGGTTGAAGAAACTGTACGCATACTTATGCTGCCGATGGATGCCAACAACCTGGTAGAAGCCGGGGATAAGATAATTTATGAGAAAGGGAGAACGTTTGCAGACCCTTCTTTCTTTGAAGTATTTCAGCTCCCGTTTAAGTATGGTTCTCCTGAAAAAGCGCTCGATGACCCAAGCTCCATAGTGGTCTCAGATAAGTTTGCTGAAAGAGTGTTCGGCAACACAGATCCGGTAGGGAAAGAGGTGACGGTAAACAAGATAGGTTACATCGTAAAAGGTGTTTTTATCAGCAACGACAAGTTCCACTTTCCGGTAAATTTTGTATTGCCGATGGAAGCAGCCGAATTACCTGCCGATAGAATGAAGAACTGGGGCTGGCAACAATTTTATACCTATGTAAAGTTAAAAGATGGAGCCGACGCCGCCTTTGTACAGAAGAAGTTCAGCAAAATTGTAAGCGCCCAGATAGACGACGAAACTAACAAGCCATTCGGGTACAAGCCCATTTTTCAACCACTAAGCGAAGTATACCTGCACTCTGCAAGTTTTAAGTATGACCAGGCGCTGAGAGGCAACATCAGATACGTTAAATCGCTGAGCATAATCGCCATATTTATACTGCTGATCGCCTGCTTTAACTTCGTTAACCTGGCTACGGCCAAATCGATGCAGCGCGCGAAGGAAGTAGGTGTTCGCAAAGCTATAGGTGCCAGCCGCGGCCAGCTGGTGCTACAGTTCCTGGGCGAGACCGTTATTCTTACCCTTATCAGTGTTATTTTTTCAGCGGCGCTTACATCGCTGGTGCTCCCTGGCCTGAACCTTTTTACGGGCAAACAGATGCGCTTTAATGTATTTCAGGATCCCTATTTACTCCTGATATTGGTTATGCTAACTATAGTTGTAGGGGTGCTGGCAGGGCTTTATCCGGCATTGGTGCTCTCAGGTTTTAAGCCGGTAAAAGTATTGAAAAGTGCTGTAGTGGTAGACAGTAAAATCGGGAGGATACAGTGGCTGCGGCATGGGTTGATAGTGGTGCAGTTTGCCTTGTCTATATTCCTGATTATCTGCGCAACTATAGTTTACCGCCAGGTGTCGTACCTGCACAGCAAAGACCTCGGTTTTAATAAAGAGCAGATCATGTTTTTCCAGATGCGCGGAGATAATATGTTCCAGAACTACCAGACCTTTAAAAATGAACTGCAGAAAGCGCCCGGTGTTAAAAGTGCTTCGATCGGGTATGGTTTTCCGGGGGATGCCACAGCCGGAGACCGCATTATAGTACCAAAGAACGGCGAAAGAGAACACCATGGCGTGACGCAGCTTATGGTAGACTTTGACTACATAAAAACCCTGGATGTAAAACTGGTAGCGGGCAGAGCCTTTTCTGAAAAGTATAAAACAGATGCTGATCATGCTTTCATGATAAACGAGACTGCAGTAAAAGAGCTGGGCTATGGTACGCCTGAAAATGCACTGGGCAAAACACTTATCTGGCCCATCTGGAACGATGTAAACCCGGACTCCCTGAAAGAAGGTAAAATTATAGGAGTGGTAAAAGACTTTCATTTTAAAAGCCTTTATGATAAGGTAGACCCAACGGTACTCCAGGTCTTTCCGGGTGCAAACGTAAAGGTGGCAGTTAAAATAGATGGGGCCAATACAGCAAATACTATTAATGAGGTAGAAAAAGTATGGGCTAAGTTTTCTCCTGATTATCCGCTGGAGTACATTTTTATGGATGAGAATTACGAGAAAATGTACAAAGCGGAGGACAAGCTGAAAACCCTGCTCTGGATATTTACCGGCCTGGCAATATTTGTGGCTTGCATGGGTTTGTTCGGCCTTGCTGCTTATGCCGCCGAACGGCGCAAAAAAGAAATTGGTATCCGGAAAGTACTGGGCGCGGACAACAGTTCTATAGTTGCCCTGCTCTCCAGGGAGTTCCTGTTCCTGGTTGTCTTGGCAGCTCTTGTAGCTTTCCCGCTGGCCTGGTACGCGATGCATAAATGGCTGGAAGACTTTGCCTACAGAATTGATATAAGCCTGTGGGTATTTTTAGTGGCAGGCATAGTGGCAGCCCTGATCGCTTTTTTAACAATAAGCTACCAGGCACTAAAAGCAGCCAGGGTAAACCCTATCCTGAATTTAAGGTTTGATTAA
- a CDS encoding Crp/Fnr family transcriptional regulator, whose translation MAELLLQSIREKVSATDEELLICKSFFTPKKLKKKQFLLQEGDVCNRMTFVESGALFSYSTSAKGTQNVIQVAFEGWWISDLYSFFTQEPSTLNIEVLEDAELLMIDREQHEHLLARVPKYETYIRLLYQNAYIALQRRVESTLGLTAEEKYVRLLEQYPTILQRMPLHLVASYLGVTPETLSRIRKQISL comes from the coding sequence ATGGCCGAGTTGCTCTTACAATCTATCCGCGAAAAAGTATCTGCAACCGATGAAGAACTTCTTATCTGCAAGAGTTTTTTCACCCCTAAAAAATTAAAAAAGAAGCAGTTCCTTTTACAGGAAGGTGACGTCTGCAACAGGATGACATTTGTAGAGTCGGGTGCGCTCTTTTCATATTCAACCAGTGCCAAAGGTACGCAGAACGTGATACAGGTTGCTTTTGAAGGATGGTGGATTTCGGATCTGTATAGTTTCTTTACGCAGGAACCCTCAACACTGAACATCGAAGTGCTGGAAGATGCGGAGCTGTTAATGATTGACAGGGAGCAGCATGAACACCTGTTAGCACGAGTGCCCAAATACGAAACCTACATCCGTTTACTTTACCAGAATGCCTACATTGCTTTGCAGCGCCGGGTAGAAAGTACGCTCGGACTCACTGCCGAAGAAAAGTATGTCCGCCTGCTGGAGCAGTACCCAACTATACTTCAGCGCATGCCCCTTCATCTCGTCGCCTCTTATTTGGGCGTAACCCCCGAAACCCTCAGCCGCATCCGAAAACAGATCTCCCTCTGA
- the ygiD gene encoding 4,5-DOPA-extradiol-dioxygenase — MTTLTAFNKFTDSLGEQEQLMPVLFMGHGSPMNGILDNEFSQKWKKLAGEIPTPKAVLVISAHWLSKGTRITAMDFPQTIHDFGGFPQELFNVQYNAPGNPELAKETASIIKSTAVELDHDWGLDHGAWTVIRHMYPEANIPVLQLSIDYTKGPQYHYELAKELTSLRKKGVLIMGSGNMVHNLRMVAWDKINEPEYGYDWAKQINTTFKELIGNGSHDKLIKYEQLGKEAMLAIPTPEHYWPLLYTLGLKGTKDDVSFFNDKVVGGSLTMTSVLIG; from the coding sequence ATGACCACATTAACCGCATTTAACAAATTTACAGATAGCCTTGGCGAGCAGGAACAACTGATGCCCGTACTGTTTATGGGGCACGGCTCACCTATGAATGGCATTTTAGATAACGAATTCAGCCAGAAATGGAAGAAGCTAGCCGGCGAGATACCGACACCTAAAGCAGTGCTGGTAATCTCGGCGCACTGGCTTAGCAAGGGCACCCGCATTACAGCAATGGATTTTCCGCAAACCATCCACGATTTTGGCGGCTTCCCGCAGGAGCTGTTCAATGTGCAGTACAACGCCCCGGGCAATCCGGAGCTGGCGAAAGAAACAGCTTCCATCATCAAATCCACTGCAGTAGAACTGGACCATGACTGGGGACTGGACCACGGCGCCTGGACCGTGATCCGACACATGTACCCTGAAGCCAACATACCGGTTTTGCAGCTAAGTATAGATTATACCAAAGGGCCGCAGTACCATTACGAACTGGCAAAAGAACTGACGAGCCTGCGTAAAAAAGGCGTGCTGATTATGGGTAGTGGTAACATGGTGCATAACCTGCGCATGGTAGCCTGGGACAAAATAAATGAACCGGAATATGGCTATGACTGGGCAAAGCAGATAAATACCACGTTTAAAGAACTGATCGGTAATGGCAGTCACGACAAGCTGATAAAATATGAGCAGCTGGGCAAAGAAGCCATGCTCGCCATCCCCACCCCGGAACATTACTGGCCACTGCTTTATACACTGGGTCTGAAAGGTACTAAGGATGATGTTTCGTTCTTTAACGACAAAGTAGTAGGCGGTTCGCTTACCATGACGTCGGTACTGATTGGGTAA